Proteins from one Candidatus Woesearchaeota archaeon genomic window:
- a CDS encoding HNH endonuclease → MAKNKELNIILIVIGVIVIIISGIISLLKTFAGPIVIVLAILVGLFLIFKIYEHIYFSSEKFKNIKQSIQTHIDDCNELNHHIEELKGSYVNIKSYDYGEGLMKDASNHNFKRKEWSSEVKNTQVHNCSASVCKNAGNQPLKYMCKYFDIKKTDESLTQFETVLNNFSAAEEGKTLLLNQRDSSLSNIKNSIPGIINTFSKNRLIKELGFEEIDLSDLYFPTYTFQYVSAGGNSSMKYDIKLNIENLNKLVIYLKDLIKYKKSVVGQRALMTSKLREKIKIRDHYTCKLCNLSTNDEKNLLLEIDHIHPVSKGGITAEDNLQTLCWRCNRSKGAKVSAS, encoded by the coding sequence ATGGCAAAAAATAAGGAGTTAAATATCATATTAATTGTAATAGGAGTCATCGTAATTATTATTTCAGGCATTATATCGTTACTTAAAACTTTTGCAGGACCAATTGTTATTGTGTTAGCAATACTGGTCGGCCTGTTTTTGATTTTTAAAATTTATGAACACATATATTTTTCAAGTGAAAAATTCAAAAATATAAAACAAAGTATTCAAACGCACATAGATGATTGTAATGAATTAAATCACCATATTGAAGAATTAAAAGGTTCATATGTAAACATAAAATCATATGATTATGGGGAAGGTTTAATGAAAGATGCTAGTAACCACAATTTTAAAAGAAAAGAATGGTCTAGCGAAGTAAAAAACACTCAGGTTCATAACTGCTCAGCTTCTGTCTGTAAAAATGCAGGTAATCAACCACTTAAATATATGTGTAAATATTTTGACATAAAAAAAACAGATGAATCATTAACTCAATTTGAAACTGTACTTAACAACTTTTCCGCAGCGGAGGAAGGTAAAACTTTGTTGTTAAATCAACGAGATTCAAGTCTTAGCAATATAAAAAATTCTATCCCTGGGATAATAAACACTTTTAGTAAAAACCGATTAATAAAAGAGCTAGGATTTGAAGAAATTGATCTTAGTGATTTGTACTTTCCAACTTATACATTCCAATATGTATCCGCAGGGGGAAATAGTTCGATGAAATATGATATTAAATTGAACATTGAAAATTTGAATAAGTTAGTCATTTATTTGAAAGATCTGATCAAGTACAAAAAAAGCGTTGTAGGGCAAAGAGCATTAATGACATCTAAATTAAGAGAAAAAATTAAAATTAGAGATCATTATACATGTAAACTTTGTAATTTATCAACCAATGATGAAAAAAACTTATTATTAGAAATTGATCACATACATCCAGTTTCAAAAGGAGGGATTACAGCTGAAGATAATTTGCAAACTTTGTGCTGGAGATGTAATAGATCAAAAGGTGCCAAAGTTTCAGCTTCGTGA
- a CDS encoding UvrD-helicase domain-containing protein: MQWLKNKIELNEIAISKQRDKLASLNQNWNSFLSKDTYLICGEKNNFLFRTKAIKSQSKVKWFLFWNLSLNSLVNSLRLDLDIFNEGVLNYNSKFIKKRLKEYSTFLAGDDDKLDHPLDSDQRTAVIKDDKHSLVIAGAGSGKTKVLISKIAYLVRRKDSIKPEKILALAFTNVAAKEMQNRLKKEYGIDINISTFHKFGNNIISEVTKQHPKLLFNGDNADYKFKEVINNLINSSLADKEFQKLFVDYISDHLYEDPANIKFKEKELYYEYMRSKKYATLTNVKVKSLAERDIANFLFKHNIKFEYEPKVTWSDSNPKFKEYEPDFFIPDLNIYVEHWGLNEKYEVPEWFSMSSEEYNLKKDWVCNQFDKHSKTLIQTYEFERQQNSLLKKLKIRLLKHNNKILFNTLTYKELVEKTYEFKETKQKLSGLIHTFIQLAKSNLLTPEKVTNRINSTNYDVRQKSFAKIANEIYSKYENLLQKENRIDFNDMINKAADLVNSNKSLFLNKYDYILVDEFQDISKQRLELIKCFVNPESKTKLFCVGDDWQSIYHFAGSEVDFFVNFKEYFEYPDLIYLSKNYRCSKTIVDMSNDLIKNNSNQIKKTVISHNKLVRKAELFELNENFSCLIERQTGHILKKIKTLIAKGVKPEEILIISRFNKNLKKMKQVFSKKGLPTNKERQKGIRFYSAHKSKGTQAKHVFLIDVISGTYGFPCEIENDSVLAIAKNPRNQESFEEERRLFYVALTRSKEFLYIYTNKNSKSLFLTEIAEYLEPPKPINFFDFT, from the coding sequence GTGCAGTGGTTAAAAAACAAAATTGAATTAAACGAAATAGCAATATCTAAACAACGGGATAAGTTGGCAAGCTTAAATCAAAACTGGAATTCATTTTTATCAAAAGATACTTACTTAATATGTGGTGAGAAGAATAATTTTTTATTTCGAACTAAAGCTATTAAAAGTCAATCAAAAGTTAAGTGGTTTCTTTTTTGGAATTTAAGTTTAAATTCTTTAGTAAATTCACTAAGGTTAGATTTAGATATATTTAATGAGGGCGTATTAAATTACAATTCTAAGTTCATTAAAAAAAGATTAAAAGAATACTCTACATTTTTAGCTGGTGATGATGACAAGTTAGATCATCCATTAGATTCAGATCAAAGAACTGCAGTAATAAAAGATGATAAGCATAGTTTAGTTATTGCGGGTGCAGGCTCTGGAAAAACTAAAGTATTAATTTCTAAAATTGCATATTTAGTCAGGCGTAAAGATTCAATAAAGCCTGAAAAGATACTTGCGTTAGCATTTACTAACGTTGCAGCTAAAGAAATGCAAAATAGACTAAAAAAAGAATATGGTATTGACATAAATATTTCAACATTTCATAAATTTGGAAATAACATTATTTCTGAAGTAACCAAACAACATCCCAAGTTATTGTTTAATGGAGATAATGCAGATTATAAATTTAAAGAAGTAATAAATAATTTGATTAACTCTAGTTTGGCTGATAAAGAGTTTCAAAAATTATTTGTAGACTATATTTCAGACCATTTATATGAAGATCCTGCAAATATAAAATTTAAAGAAAAAGAACTATATTATGAGTATATGAGATCAAAGAAATATGCTACTTTAACAAATGTAAAAGTTAAATCTCTTGCAGAAAGAGATATTGCCAATTTTTTATTTAAACACAATATTAAATTTGAATACGAACCTAAAGTAACTTGGTCTGATTCTAACCCTAAATTTAAAGAATACGAGCCTGATTTTTTTATTCCAGATTTAAATATTTATGTAGAACATTGGGGATTAAACGAAAAATATGAAGTGCCTGAATGGTTTTCAATGAGTAGTGAAGAATATAATTTAAAAAAAGATTGGGTTTGCAATCAGTTCGATAAACATTCTAAAACTCTAATTCAAACATATGAATTTGAACGTCAACAAAATAGCCTTCTTAAAAAACTCAAAATTCGTTTATTAAAACATAATAATAAAATATTATTTAATACGTTAACTTATAAAGAATTAGTGGAAAAAACATATGAGTTTAAAGAAACTAAACAAAAACTTTCAGGCCTTATTCATACTTTTATTCAATTAGCAAAATCTAATTTATTAACTCCTGAAAAAGTAACGAACCGTATTAATTCAACTAATTATGATGTGCGACAAAAGTCTTTTGCAAAAATAGCTAATGAAATATACTCAAAATATGAAAATTTGCTTCAAAAAGAGAATAGAATTGATTTTAATGATATGATTAACAAGGCAGCAGACTTAGTTAACTCAAATAAATCTCTTTTTTTAAACAAATATGATTATATTTTAGTAGATGAGTTTCAAGACATTTCTAAACAGAGATTAGAATTAATCAAATGTTTTGTTAATCCAGAATCAAAAACTAAACTATTTTGTGTGGGTGATGATTGGCAAAGCATATATCATTTTGCAGGAAGTGAAGTTGATTTTTTTGTTAATTTTAAAGAATATTTTGAGTATCCCGATCTTATTTATTTATCAAAGAATTATCGTTGCAGTAAAACTATTGTAGATATGTCTAACGATTTAATAAAAAATAATTCTAATCAGATAAAAAAAACAGTTATTTCGCATAATAAATTAGTTAGGAAAGCAGAATTATTTGAGTTGAATGAAAATTTTAGTTGTTTGATTGAACGGCAAACTGGTCATATACTTAAAAAAATTAAAACACTAATAGCTAAAGGCGTTAAACCGGAAGAAATTTTAATTATTTCTAGATTTAACAAAAATTTAAAAAAAATGAAACAGGTGTTTAGTAAAAAAGGCTTGCCCACAAATAAAGAAAGACAAAAAGGCATTAGATTTTATTCTGCGCATAAATCCAAAGGAACCCAGGCAAAGCATGTTTTTTTAATAGATGTAATTTCTGGAACTTATGGCTTTCCCTGTGAAATAGAAAATGACTCAGTTTTAGCAATTGCTAAAAACCCGAGAAACCAAGAAAGTTTCGAAGAAGAAAGACGCTTGTTTTACGTAGCACTAACCCGAAGCAAAGAATTCTTATACATTTACACTAACAAAAATAGCAAATCTCTTTTTTTAACTGAAATAGCTGAATACTTAGAACCGCCAAAACCAATAAATTTTTTTGATTTCACTTGA
- a CDS encoding DUF2779 domain-containing protein, with product MSLLTKSKYLNGTQCPRLLWHANKKLLPEVSVADQHRFDQGFEFENVARKLFPEGVNLSKLDFLGNLDSTKRLVTKNKTIIEAGFKEDNLFVRSDVLKFTDNGWNLYEIKSTTSVKPQHITDLAFQKFLIEKTGIKINKCFVLFLNKAFVKHGKINPEEIVFKKEVTEQVGLIDDIETNIDKYLYIMQQEKAPEMTISKGCNNPYECPLKSECWGTLPSNNVTQLTNWRQYWKLFEEGIQDINDVPKDTILKPKDEVIRKAAVEKKVQISKEHLKHFMNTLVFPLYHFDFETFDTAVPIYDKSRPYQKIPFQYSLHIQHKDGKIEHFEYLADGKEDPRFKLLEQLESQIEGTGSVVVFNKSFEIMVLTKLAEDFSNHAEWINKVLGRIVDLATPFQGFHYYCPTQKGRYSIKKVMPAITGKGYDNLEINNGAEASVQYFNSHIKNNTPDPNLRENLLRYCCLDTEGMIWIINELNKLV from the coding sequence ATGTCTCTGCTTACTAAATCCAAATACTTAAACGGAACTCAGTGCCCCAGATTACTTTGGCACGCAAATAAGAAACTATTGCCTGAAGTGTCTGTAGCAGACCAACATAGATTTGATCAAGGTTTTGAGTTTGAAAATGTTGCTCGAAAGCTATTTCCAGAAGGTGTTAATTTAAGTAAACTTGATTTTCTAGGTAATTTGGATAGTACCAAAAGATTAGTTACTAAAAATAAAACCATTATTGAAGCAGGTTTTAAAGAGGATAATTTATTTGTAAGATCAGATGTTCTTAAATTTACTGATAATGGTTGGAATTTATATGAAATTAAATCCACTACCTCAGTTAAACCACAACATATTACTGACTTAGCTTTTCAAAAGTTTTTAATTGAAAAAACAGGTATTAAAATAAACAAATGTTTTGTTCTATTTCTAAATAAAGCGTTTGTTAAACATGGAAAGATTAATCCTGAAGAAATTGTTTTTAAAAAAGAAGTTACAGAACAAGTTGGATTAATTGATGATATTGAGACTAATATAGATAAATATCTTTATATAATGCAACAAGAAAAAGCTCCTGAAATGACAATATCTAAAGGATGTAATAATCCTTATGAGTGTCCTCTAAAATCTGAGTGTTGGGGAACTCTTCCAAGTAATAATGTAACTCAATTAACAAATTGGAGACAATATTGGAAATTGTTTGAAGAAGGCATTCAAGATATTAATGATGTTCCTAAAGATACAATTCTTAAACCTAAAGATGAAGTTATTAGAAAAGCAGCAGTTGAAAAGAAAGTGCAGATTTCTAAAGAACACCTTAAACATTTTATGAATACTTTAGTATTTCCTTTATATCATTTTGACTTTGAGACATTTGATACTGCAGTTCCCATTTATGATAAATCTAGACCATATCAAAAGATTCCATTCCAATATAGCTTACACATCCAACATAAAGATGGAAAAATAGAACACTTTGAATATCTTGCAGATGGAAAAGAAGATCCGCGTTTTAAATTATTAGAACAGTTAGAAAGCCAAATTGAAGGAACTGGTTCAGTCGTAGTTTTTAACAAATCTTTTGAGATTATGGTTTTGACCAAATTGGCAGAAGACTTTTCTAACCATGCTGAATGGATTAACAAAGTTTTAGGAAGAATTGTTGATTTAGCAACCCCTTTTCAAGGATTTCATTATTACTGTCCCACCCAGAAAGGTCGTTATTCAATCAAAAAAGTAATGCCTGCAATAACTGGAAAAGGATACGATAATTTAGAAATTAATAATGGAGCAGAAGCATCAGTGCAATATTTCAATAGCCACATAAAAAATAATACTCCCGATCCAAACCTAAGAGAAAACCTACTCAGATACTGCTGTTTAGACACAGAAGGAATGATTTGGATAATCAATGAATTAAATAAATTAGTTTAA